The Clostridium sp. DL-VIII DNA window TTCCCTGGTGGCGGCGGTCAGTCTTGTGATCTTGGATCTATAGGAGAGCATGAAGTTCTTGATGTTTATGAAAAAAATGAAATTGTTTATCATGTAGTTGAAAAGAAACCCATAAAAATACATAAGGTTAAATGTGTAATTGATTGGACTAGAAGATTAGACGGTATGCATCAACATTTAGGCCAGCATGTACTTTCTGGAGCTTTCTTTAATCTTTTTAATGCTAACACCTTTGCTATACATTTAGGTTCTGATATAAGTACTGTTGATATTTATGGTATTTTATCTGAAGAGCAGGTGCGCCAGGCTGAAAAGCTTGCAAATAAAATAATAGGTGATGCTTTAACTGTTGAATCTTTTATTCCTACTAAAAGTGAATTAAAGAAGTTAAGCTTAAGACGTGCCCTTCCAAATACTGAAGAAGATATTAGAATTGTCAAAATAGGTGATTTTGATATAAATGCCTGCTGTGGTCTTCACCCTGCATCAACTCAAGACTTAAGACTTATTAAAATAAAAAGATTTACAAAGCACAAAGAAGGAACTAGAATAGAATTTTTAGCTGGTGAACGTGCTGTTTCTGATTCCTTTAAAAAAGATGAGTTCCAGAATTCTATTTGCAAATACCTAAATTGTAATGAAGATGAGGCCATAAATGGTATTAAGAACTTAAATGAAAGCCTTCGTGCAGCCAATGAAATGAATAAAAGCCTCAATGCTTTATTAGCTAAATATCAAGTCAAAGAAATCCTTGAAAATGCTGCTAAAGTAAATGATATTAAACTTATAAAACAAATATTTGATGGAGAAAACTTAAAGTATGTAAGCAATCTTACTTCAAAACTTATTGAAAGCGAGAGAACCATAGCATTAATGGCTGTAAAATCCGATGACAAAGTTAATCTGCTCTTCGCTTGCTCTAAAGATATTAGTGAAATAAAAATGAATGAACTTTTAAAGGATTCTATATCTCTTATTGATGGTAAAGGCGGTGGAAGCCCATTCCAGGCTCAAGGTGCTGGTAAAAATAACTCAAATCTTGAAAGCGCGATGGATTACGCTTTCAATAAAATCTCACATTTCTTAGGCTAGATTATTCTATTTAAAATCATATATTAAAATAAAAGTAGTTACACCACGAGCTCCTTTTGCAAAATTCCAATTAATTTAAGTGAAACTCCATAGAGATTAGTATTTCTCTATGGTTTTCTTAATTATATAATATAATATTTTGAATATAAAACATTATATTATTCTATCAATACAGAATAAAGTTTCTATTTCTATATAAACTATATATGTATTTTTTAATTCTTATATAGATCTAGGGGTATTATAATGAAAATAATAATAAAAATAATTACATTTATTCTAGTCATGTTTATTGCCTTTATACCACCGTCTATTAGTAATGTTAGTAGATTTGCTTATTCGGCTATAAATAATAATAGAAAAATATATAACGTTGCAGTAGTAATTCATAGAGGTGATGACCCCTATATGATGAGACTTAAAGAAAGCTTAAAGAACATTCAGGGAAAACATAATGATATCAATTTTACATTTTACGATGCCAAAAATAATATAGCTATACAAAATGAAATAATAGACTCTGTTCTCAAAAAAAATTTTGATTTAATTATATTAAATTTAGCAAATAAAAAAGAAGACACTGTAGAAAGTATTATTTCTAATGTTAAGAAAGAAAATATTCCAGTAATTATTATGAATATTCCGCAAGATACAGTAAAAAAAGTCTCCCCATTATATAGTAAAGCAGCTTTTGTACTACCAGATTCCAAAAAAGCTGGCAGTACCCAGGGAAAAATTATTGTTGACTTATGGAATAGCAATAGGAAAGCTTTAGATAAAAATGGTGATAACATACTACAATATGTTTTATTAAAAGGTGAAGTTGATGATCCACAAACAATTGATAGAAGTAAATATGTCATTTCCACACTTAATGATTCAGCAATAAAAACTGAGAGTCTAGGTATAATAGATGCTAATTGGACGAAAGAACTAGCTAAAGATTCCTTTGAACAATTATTTCTCAAGTATAATAGGACTATTGAAGCAATAATATCCAATAATGATGCTATGGCTATAGGTGCTATTGAAGCACTGCAAAAATATGGATATAACAAAGGCGATCAATCTAAACATATATCGGTATTTGGAATAGACGGACTGCCAGAAGCTATCAATTTAATTGATAAAGGTATTATGACTGGGACTGTCATTCAAAATCAAGATATTGCTGCTGAAATGTTTTATACTATTGGAATGAACTTAATTAATGATTTAAATCCTGTAGAAAATACAAATTACAAGGTTATCGGTAGCGAAATTATAATCCCATATTCTTATGCTATATATACAGGTAAACCATAATTTTTATCAGTAGTTTATGATTTACCTGATCTGCATATTTACTTTAGCTTTATTTAATAATTTTAAATTCGTAGCCTTTCTGCTTTAAATATTCTATTATTGCAGGTAAAGCTTTTGCAGTTTCTTCTTTTCCATAAGTATCATGCATTAATATTAACGCCTTTTCTCTATTTCCTATGGTTTTTATAGCTTCCTGAGTAAGCTGAGCTGCATTTTTACGTCCCCCATCTTCTGCATCCCCTGATAATGCATTCCAATCAATTTGATGCCAGTCTTTCTCATGCAAAGCTTTATCCACAGCCTCCGCTCCTTTTGGATCTGTCTTACTCCAGGTCATCTGTCCTCCTGGGAATCTTATGGCTCTTGTGGAAAAATCTTGTCCTAAAACATTTTTTAAGGCTTTATCTGTTTTATCAAAATCTGACATACAATTTGCCAAGTTTATCTTTCCATTTGGAAATAAATAATTATAATCATGTGTATAAGAATGAATACCTACTGCATTACCTTCTGCTACTTCTCTTTTAACCAGATCCTTACTAGCATCATCTTTGTCCACATATTTTCCTATTAAAAAAAAGGTTGCATTTACATTTTCAGATTTAAGGATATCCAATATTTGTGGTGTCACTGTTTCTGATGGTCCATCATCAAAGGTTAGGTAAGCAACTTTTTTACCATCTGCTCCGTCTGGCGTTTGCCCTTTTACCTGCTGCTCTATATATTTCTCTAAATACGCAACATTTTCCACATTACTATCACTTTCTTTATCTATTGAATTATCATCACTGTCTTTAGCAGAGTCCTTATCCTGGCTTTGTACTGCATTATCTGTAATGGCTTGTACACTTTGCTTACTTGTTGAAAATCTTTGTGCAACTACTAAACCTCCTGTAATAACTAACAATGCAACTACAATAAATAGTATACTCATTCTTGCTTTCTTAATATTACTTTTCCTATTTACTTTGTTCTTATGATTAAGCTTCATTTCTTTACCTCGTTATATATTTATTAATTTGTTAATTAAATTTATGATGTCCACTATTAAAATAAGGTGTTTACTCAAGCTATAACTCAAAATTAATCTATTAACATTAATATATATGCATATTATCTAGTCAACTTGTTATTTTATTTCATATGCCCTATTACATAAATGACAAGTTAACTAGATAATAAAAGCTTTTTAGACTTTAAAAATAAATACTATATAAAACATACTGATTTATTATTTTTTCGATGGTGCCTTAATTCTTATACTTTTTTATAGTTGATGCTTAAATTGGCTATTATATAGTTCTGTATAAATTCCACCTTTATTTACGAGCTCATCATGATTTCCTCTTTCAACAATTTTACCGTTCTTCATAACAAGTATTAAATCTGCATCTCGTATAGTTGAAAGCCTATGAGCAATTACAAAACTTGTACGTCCCTTCATCATTGAAAGAAAAGCATTCTGTATCTTAATTTCTGTTCTTGTATCTACGTTACTTGTTGCTTCATCTAATATAAGCATAGGAGGATCTATGAGCATAACCCTTGCTATAGTTAGAAGCTGCTTCTGACCTTCTGAAAGATTACCTCCTGATTCAGTTATCATTGTGTCATAGCCATCAGGAAGTCTCTTTATGAAGCTATGGATATACGCTGCCTTGGCAGCACTTTCAACCTCATTTAAAGTGGCATTTGGTTTGCCATAGGCTATATTTTCTCTTATAGTTCCTTCAAAAAGCCAGGTATCCTGAAGAACCATACCAAATTGACTTCTAAGACTATCTCTTGTAAAACTATTTATTTCTCTGCCATCTATGGTGATTTTTCCTTTATTCAATTCATAAAATCTCATAAGAAGATTTACCATAGTAGTTTTTCCTGCCCCAGTAGGACCTACAATAGCTACAGTACTTCCCTTTTTTATATCAACACTAAAATCTTCTATAAGGGGCACTTTTTCATCATAAGCAAAGGATACATTTTCAAACTTAACATTTCCCTCACTAGTCTTTATATTTTCAGCTTCTTTAGAATCTGCTTTTTCTGGTATTTCATCTAAAATAGAAAACACCCTTTCACAAGAAGCAAGTGCAGCTTGAAGCTGAGTAGCTACACTGGTTATATTATTTATAGGCTGTGAAAATTGTGTTGAGTACGTTAAAAAGCTCGAAATTACACCAACACTTAATCCACTTAAAACAGAAAGTACCCCTCCGATTAAACCAATTAAAATATATGTAATATTATTTACAAAACGTGTCGCTGGATTTGTGAGAGAGGAATAAAACTGTGCTAGCTGTCCACATGTATAAAGTCTTTTATTAATTCCAGAGAAATTCTCCTCTGCTCTCTCTTCATATCCAAAAAGTCTTACTACCTTTTGGTTCCCTACTATTTCTTCTGTATATCCATTTAATTCTCCAAGAGTTTTTTGCTGTTCCTTAAACATTTTATTAGACCTTCTTGTAATAAAAGAAGCAATAATAAAACATGGAGGAGTCATTAACACTATTACAACCGTTAATTTAAAGCTTAAACTTATCATTAGAACAATTGAACTTACTATTGTTATTATTCCTGGATAAAATTGAGTTATTCCTTGAAATAATCCATCTGAAATATTATCCATATCATTTGTCAGCCTGCTTATAATATCTCCATGAGGATTTCTGTCAAAATACTTTAAAGGCAGACTGCTTATTTTATCTAAAGCTTTATTTCTAAGATCTTTTACAGTATTATAAGCTACTATATTAGCAACTGTGGTGAAAAGCCAGGTAAATATCGCACTTACTATATAAATTACACCAAGGACTATAATCGTATTAATTAAACCATCAAAATCTACTCTTCCTTTAGCAATTATCTTATCAATGGCCTTTCCAACTATTAATGGCATAAAAGCAATGAGCACATTACTTATAAGAGCAAATATTAAAGCTATAAACATATAACCTTTATATTTTGAAACATAACTTAATAATCTAGAAAATGTACTTTTTTTCATTTACATAGCCTCCTTTGTAATTTGAGAGCTACATATTTCCTTATAAACATCTGACTCTTTAAGTAATTCTTCATGATTCCCTACTCCTACGAGTTTTCCATCATCTAATACAATTATTAAATCTGCATCTTTTATAGTGCTTATTCTTTGAGTAACCATAATTACAGTTGTTCCATTAGAATTTTCCTTAAGAGCTTTTCTAAGAGCTGCATCTGTAGCATAATCAAGAGCACTTAAGCTATCATCCATAATTAATATTTCTGGTTTTTTTACTAAAGCTCTTGCTATAGTAAGTCTTTGTTTCTGCCCTCCAGAAAAATTCACGCCTCCTTGAGAAATGTAGGTATCATACTTTTCAGGCATTTTTTCTATAAAATCTTTCGCCATTCCAATTTCAGCTGCTTTTTTTACTTCATCCATTGTGGCATTTTGAGCTCCCCATTTTATGTTATCTGACACACTACCTGAAAATAAAACAGCCTTCTGAGGCACAAAACCTATATTATTATCAAGCTCATTTTTCTTATAATCCCTCACATTAATTCCGTTTATTAATATATCACCTTTGCTGGTATCATATAATCTAGGAATTAAATTAACCAAAGTAGTTTTTCCTGAACCTGTACCTCCTATAATTCCAACCATCTGTCCTCTTTTTATTTCAAATGTTATATCACTTACGGCATCCTCTTTAGAACCTTTATAAGAAAAGGATACTTTGTCAAACTTAAGTATTGGAATCGTATCATCACATTCTTTATTGAAACTTTTATTTCCATTATACTTAATGCTTGCTTCTGTATTAAACACTTCATTCACACGTGCTGCACTGGCTGCTGCTTTGGTAAAGGTAACTATAAGAGAAGCAAGTACTATAAGTGCTGATAAAACCATGTTTATATAGTTTATATAAGCAATGACTTTTCCTGTGGTCATCGCTCCTGAATCTACTCTTATTCCTCCAAACCAAATTACTGCCATAAGTGCAAAATTCATTATTATACTTGTAACAGGATTCATTAAGGCAGATATTTTTCCAACCTTGATTGCAGTACCTGCAAGTTCTTCATTGGATTCTTTAAACCTTATTCTTTCACCCTCTACTCTTGAAAAGGCTCTTATAACTCTTACTCCAGATAAATTTTCTCTTAATATAAGAGCTAATTTATCAAGTCTTTTTTGAACTACTTTATAAAGTGGAAGTGATTTACTCATAATAAGATATATTGCAAAAATAAAAAATGGAATTGATAAATACATTATTAAAGATAATTTAACATCAAGTAACATTGCCATTATAATTCCACCAATACAAAGAAATGGTACTCTTATGGCAAGTCTTATGAACATTGCAAGACCTAATTGAAGTTGATTTACATCATTGGTTACACGATTAATAAGAGATGATGTTCCAAAATCATCAATTTCATTATAAGAAAATGTACCTATTTTCTTAAATATAGCATTTCTAAGAGCTGTTCCAAATCCTTGAGCAGCAATAGATGCGAAATATTGACAGGTAAAAGATGATAATACTCCGCAGACTGCCATTAAAAGCATTATAATTCCTATTCTAATTATGTAGTTAATATCCTTCGTTCCTATGCCTTTATCTGTTATAAGCACCATTATGGTAGGTATTGATATTTCAAAAACAGCCTCTAGCAATTTAAATATAGGTCCTAATATAACTTGTTTTTTATACGGCTTTATGAATTTTAATAAGTTATTCAAAATTTATCCCCCGATCTTCGACATATAGATAAACAATATATAACCTAGACTTATGCGATAACTTACCGAAATACAATACATTTGTCTTCCGCAGGACTAGTGAAATTTTCGCTGGAAGGTTCTAAATATAAGCTTGTCGCCATTTCAGCGTGTTCCAAATATAAAATTTTGACAAGCTATAAATGGAACAAGCCGTAGAGGAAACTCGACTCACATTCGTTCGCTGAGTAAGCGATTCACACCAAATCATAGATTTGGGCTCTCTGCTTAAGAACCTTCATCAGCTCAATTTCACATGCCTACTCCAGAAAAATGTATTGTATTTATAGTGTAATGTTACGATTATAATTTCTCAATAATGCATATATATTACATTTATAAGTTAAATTCTTAAATTAGATATCTATATATTGAATATTCCTCAAATTTACTTTATTATTATATCAAAAACAGACACATATAAAAAATACATAATATATATGGCTATCATACATTTTTTATATGGGAGAAGGTGAAAAAAATAGATATTAAGCAATTAAAATATTTCTATGTTATCGCAGAAGAAGGACAAATAACGAATGCTGCAAAAAGGCTTCACATTGCCCAACCTCCATTAAGTTATCAACTGAAAAATCTAGAAAATGAACTAGGAGTACAACTAGTTGAAAGAGGCAGCCGTAATATAAAATTGACAGATGCAGGACTTATTCTTTATAAACGTGCTAAACAAATACTATCCCTGACAAAATCTACTGAAGATGAATTAAAGGATTTTAAACATGGGGTAAACGGAACCTTATCCATAGGAACTGTATCTTCATCTGGAGCTTCACTTTTAGACAGCAGAATGAGTATATTTCACGAAAAATATCCCTTCATAAATTTTGAAATTCATGAAGGGAATACTTACGAACTCTTAGAAGCATTAAATAATGGCATAATTGAAATTGCAATAGTAAGAACTCCTTTTAATGCTTCTGGAATAAACTCAATTTTTCTTCCAAAAGAGCCTATGGTTGCAGCAATGGTAAAGAAACTTAATTGGACAGATAATAATATTATTGCTACTACAGAATTAAATAATAAACCATTAATCTTTTATAGGAGATTTGAAGGCCTAATATTCAAGGTATGTCAAGCTTCTAATTTTGAGCCTGCTATATTTTGCAAAAATGATGATGCAAGAACCTCTTTACTTTGGGCTAATGCTGGACTTGGGATTGCTATAGTTCCAAAATCTTCAATAAAATTAATAGGTTCTTCAAACTTAATTTTTAAGGAAATTGATAATGCAGAACTGTCAACTCAAATAGCTATAATATGGTCTAAAACAGGTTATCTTTCTTCTGCCGGGAAAAACTTTTTGAATCTTTTTAAAGATAAATAAGATCATAATAAAAGACTGCTATATTTTCTTCATAGCAGTCTTTTAACATTATCTATATTATAATTCTAATAATAGTTTAAACTAAGATTTATTAATAAAACAATATTTATTCTTTAATTTAGAGCATATAAAAAATCACATTTACTACATAACATCTCCATATAGCTTTATAATGGCTAGTATTCAATACTAATATTCTTTTATTCGTTAGGTGGCTGCGCTTTTAGTATTTGCTCAACTTCTTCATCAGTAAGATCGTAATTCAAAAATTTCTTAAAGAAGCTTTTTGTCTCAGCAGATATATCTAAATCTTTAAATTTATCAGGATAAATTGTTTTGGCAGCCCATTGAATCTGAAGAGCTTCTTCACAACTGTAACGATCCCATAAATATGCTCCTGCTGGATTTTGATATACCTTTCCATTTTTGACTGCTGATACTTTCTGCCAGTTTGGATCATTAACCATGTTATCTAAAAGATTTACTTTACCATTAGACCCGTCACCACCAAGTATAATTATATCAGGATTCCACTCCATTACCTGCTCTAAAGATACTTCTTTCATAGTACCATTAATTTCCTTTGCTGCGTTTATTCCCCCAGCAGATTCAATCCAGTCATTAATAATAGAATTTCCTCCATCAACTGCAATTGGAGATAGAGATTCTACATGGAGAATTTTAGGTTTTTCATTATCCGGTACATCTGAAGTGACATCTTTAATTATTTTTATTTTGTCATCTAAGTATTTATTATATTCAGCTGCACGTTTTTCAGCATCTCCACCTAAAACCTCTCCTGTTAGAGTCACACACTTTTTCATTGAATCAAAATCAGTGAAATTTAATTGGACTGTTGGAATACCTAAGCTTGAAATTTTATCAACGCTTTTATCAGCTGCTTGTACAAATACTACATCTGGCTTATTATTCATTAAATCCTCTGTATTAAAATTTGCCCCAAAGGTACTGACTGCGCTATTCATATTTGGAGTAACCTTATAAATCCATGGAGTAGCTACCTTAGTAAGAGAGGTTGCTACCACCTTATCACCAACACCTAATACAGATAAAACTTCATTATGAGCTTTCCAAGAATCAGCAATTTTATTTATAGTTGTAGGCACTTCAACTTTTGCACCTGAAGCATCCGTAATGCTTTTCGTTTTTTGAGAATCTTGTGCTTTAGAATTCTGCTCCGAAGATGTAGTTCCTTGACTTGAATTACATCCAGTAAATGCTGCTGCAAAAAAAATACATAAAGTTACTGCTATTAATTTTTTCATTATTGTTCTCCTTCTTTCTTATTACTAGTTTAAAACGTATAATCGAATATACCTTATATTGAATTTTTTCTTGCTTTTAACAATATACTTAAAAAAAATGGTGCCCCTATTAATGAAGTTAAAATTCCAAGAGGTATTTCCATTGGAAATATGGTTCTTGAGATATCATCAATCAAGAGTAGATAACTCGCTCCAATTATTACACAATTTGGTATAAGCGTTTTATAATTTGGTCCAACAATAAGCCTGGTTACATGAGGAATAACTAGTCCTACCCATCCGACCATTCCAGCCATGGCAACTGAAGATGCTGTCAATAAAGTAGAGCAGAATATTAAAATAACCCTCATTCTATCTACATTTATTCCTAAGGATTTTGCTTCTTCATCACCAAAGGCAAGAATATTTAATTTCCACCTCAGTAATAAAATTGGTATTATTCCTATAATAAATGAAGCTAGTAACAAATAAATTTCATTTGCTGTTATATTAGAAATCCCACCCATAAGCCAGAACGTTATAGCTGGCAGTTTACTATCTGGATCAGCTACATATTTTATCAGTGAAATAAGAGATTGAAATAGAGATGAAATTACTATTCCTGTAAGCACTAATATTAATGTCGTGCTATTACCGCGGCCAATGATCTTACTTATTATGTAAGTTGCAAAAACTGCTCCCATCCCAAAAACAAACGCTAAAAATTCTACTCCTGACATATTGAAGGATAATAAAAGAGCAATAGCTGCCCCAAAACCAGCGCCTGCTGAAGCACCTAATATATCAGAAGAAACCATAGGATTCTTAAATAGACATTGATAGGATGCTCCTGAAACTGAGAGGGATGCGCCAATTATTAAAGCTGCCATAATTCGTGGTAATCTTATTTGGAATATTACAGATTCAATATTATCGGACCAAGTTTTAGGAATTCCTGTTATCTTTGCATAGAATATGTAAATAAGTTCTTTAGGTGTAACAGAATACCTTCCAACTGAAAATGAAATTAGAAATATAAATAACAGTATTAAAATTAATATTATCTGTATTGGTATTCTTTTAGCTTTTTTTAGAGTCACCTGGTTTGTTTCCTTCATTAAACAATAATCTCCTTCTATAAATATTAGAAAAATAAATAATAGCTCTAGAGATGCCATTAATATTTTTCTCAGCTAATCATTGGTACACAAGTTTTTATCTTAGCTCCCTTTAAATCACTAGTAGTAATGATTTTAACATTTATACCATATGCTTTTTTGAGCTTTTCTTCTGTAACTACTTCGTCCACATTTCCTACTGTGAACTCACTATTTCTCTGAATTAATGCAACCTTTGTCGAACATAAAAAGGCGTGATTCGGAAAATGTGATGTCATGATAACTGCTAGGCCATTTTTAGAAAGCTCATTTATCCTCTCCAGAACCCTAATTTGATTTCCAAAATCTAAATTGGACGTTGGCTCATCCATTATCAATATTTTAGGTTGCTGCGTAAGAGCTCTGGCAATTAAAACCATCTGCCTTTCTCCTCCACTTATTTCTGTATAAATTTTATCCTTTAGATACGATATTTTTAAAGAGTCTATAGCTTTTTCTGCAATATCTATGTCTTGCTGACTTGGAGAAGAAAACATAGACATATGTGGACTTCTTCCCATTAAAACCACATCAAAAACTTTAAATGGAAAAGGCGGGGTATGGGCTTGAGGCACATAACCAATAGTTCGGGCCAACTTGTTTCTAGTCCAGTCACTTATGTTTTCTCCATCTAGAAGTATTTCTCCACCCTGCAGTTTCAAAAAGCCTAATATGCTCTTAAAAAAAGTTGTCTTTCCTACACCATTAGCTCCTAATAAACATAATATTTCTCCAGAGCTTATGCTTATAGATATATCTTTGACTATAATATTTGTGCCATAACCACAAAACGCATTCTTAACCTCTAATTTCATCTTATACCACCTTTCCTTTATGAATTCATACTTCAATTAACTTCTTCATATTAAATAATTACTTCTAACTTCTTTTCTATATACAACAATAAAAAAACACAACAGCAGTAGTGATTATTATAATCATTACTAGAGAAATCATTTCTTCGCTGTTGCGTCATTGCTATCAAATGTATTTATTACTCTTTTTGCTACAATATTACTATGCTTTCTTCCTTATCCAAATAAATACATTACTACCATATTAAATTGTTTTATTACATATTAATTTATCACACCTATTATTATTTGTCTATATTTATCAAAATCTTTCTACTAAACATATTATTATTATATATATTGATGTTAAATTTTATATTTTGTTATCTTTTATTATGTTTAGTCATTATTTTATTACATTAATCATCAACTCTAAACCAATTCAAAATAAATAAGGTTATGTATTTAATCTTATTATCTTAAATACATAACCTTCATTTAGTTCTAATCAAATAAATTCTGAACTACTATTTTATATTGACTACATCATAGCCTTCTTCTTCAATTGCATTTTTTAATTCGTCGTCACTATTTTCAGTTTCAACTATTGCCCACTTATTCTCAAGACTTACTTCTACTGATGTCACTTTATCTAAATTTTCTAAACCTTCCTTTACATGAGCAACACAATGTTCACAACTCATTCCTTCAATTAATATTTTCTTTTTCATTTTTTCACCTCCTCCCCTTACTCCAGTTTACAGTTGCTGTTAAAATTAAATTTTATAGCTTAACATTCATCATGCGCATTAAAAATGTTATAGTTCATAATTAGTATCTAAAACTGATAACTATCAACCGTTAACTGTAAAATGTCTTAGTCTTAGTGCATTTGTAAGTACTGATACTGAACTAAAACTCATTGCTGCTGCTGCTATCATTGGATTTAATAGTGGTCCTCCAAAGATATGTAGAATGCCCATAGCAACAGGGATTCCTAGTACATTGTATCCAAATGCCCAAAATAAATTTTGCTTTATATTTTTAATGGTTGCTTTGCTTAATTTAATAGCAGTTATAACATCCATTAAATCGCTTTTCATAAGAACTACATCAGCAGATTCTATTGCAACGTCAGTTCCTGATCCTATTGCAATACCAACGTCTGCTTGTGCTAAGGCTGGTGCATCATTAATTCCATCTCCAACCATTGCTACCTTTACATCTCCCTGTTGAAGTTTTTTAACTTCATTTGCTTTATCTTCTGGTAATACTTCAGCTAAAACTATATCAATTCCAACTTGGCTGGCTATGGCATCTGCGGTTTTCTTATTATCTCCAGTAATCATCGCTACTTTTATTCCCATATTATGAAGAGCATTTATTGCATTTCTACTGCTTGGCTTCACAACATCTGCCACTGCAACTATTCCTTTTAGTGTTCCATCAATAGCTACATACATTGGTGTTTTTCCTTCGCTTGCTAATCTATCTGAATCTTTTATTAACTGACTAAGGTCTATATTTTTTTCTATCATTAATTTTTTATTTCCGAGCAATATATGTTTTCCTTCTATTTTTACTTCTATACCATGCCCAGGAATTGCATTAAATTCTTCAATATCTTTAAGGCTTAAGCTTCTATCTTCTGCTCCTCTGACTATTGCTTCTCCTAGTGGATGCTCTGATCCCTTTTCACTGCTTGCGGCTAAAACTAATATCTCATCTTCTGTAATATCACTTGTTATTATGTCTGTAACTACTGGCTTTCCTTCTGTTATAGTTCCAGTTTTATCAAACACTATAGTTTTTATTACATGAGTTGTTTCTAAAGCTTCTCCACCTTTTATTAGCACTCCATTTTCAGCACCTTTGCCAGTTCCAACCATTATTGCTGTTGGAGTAGCTAGACCTAATGCACATGGGCAGGCTATAACG harbors:
- a CDS encoding DHHA1 domain-containing protein — its product is MEKIYYDNRYLKDFTAEIVDIKEVDGKFHVVLDQTAFFPGGGGQSCDLGSIGEHEVLDVYEKNEIVYHVVEKKPIKIHKVKCVIDWTRRLDGMHQHLGQHVLSGAFFNLFNANTFAIHLGSDISTVDIYGILSEEQVRQAEKLANKIIGDALTVESFIPTKSELKKLSLRRALPNTEEDIRIVKIGDFDINACCGLHPASTQDLRLIKIKRFTKHKEGTRIEFLAGERAVSDSFKKDEFQNSICKYLNCNEDEAINGIKNLNESLRAANEMNKSLNALLAKYQVKEILENAAKVNDIKLIKQIFDGENLKYVSNLTSKLIESERTIALMAVKSDDKVNLLFACSKDISEIKMNELLKDSISLIDGKGGGSPFQAQGAGKNNSNLESAMDYAFNKISHFLG
- a CDS encoding ABC transporter ATP-binding protein, with the protein product MKKSTFSRLLSYVSKYKGYMFIALIFALISNVLIAFMPLIVGKAIDKIIAKGRVDFDGLINTIIVLGVIYIVSAIFTWLFTTVANIVAYNTVKDLRNKALDKISSLPLKYFDRNPHGDIISRLTNDMDNISDGLFQGITQFYPGIITIVSSIVLMISLSFKLTVVIVLMTPPCFIIASFITRRSNKMFKEQQKTLGELNGYTEEIVGNQKVVRLFGYEERAEENFSGINKRLYTCGQLAQFYSSLTNPATRFVNNITYILIGLIGGVLSVLSGLSVGVISSFLTYSTQFSQPINNITSVATQLQAALASCERVFSILDEIPEKADSKEAENIKTSEGNVKFENVSFAYDEKVPLIEDFSVDIKKGSTVAIVGPTGAGKTTMVNLLMRFYELNKGKITIDGREINSFTRDSLRSQFGMVLQDTWLFEGTIRENIAYGKPNATLNEVESAAKAAYIHSFIKRLPDGYDTMITESGGNLSEGQKQLLTIARVMLIDPPMLILDEATSNVDTRTEIKIQNAFLSMMKGRTSFVIAHRLSTIRDADLILVMKNGKIVERGNHDELVNKGGIYTELYNSQFKHQL
- a CDS encoding polysaccharide deacetylase family protein; amino-acid sequence: MKLNHKNKVNRKSNIKKARMSILFIVVALLVITGGLVVAQRFSTSKQSVQAITDNAVQSQDKDSAKDSDDNSIDKESDSNVENVAYLEKYIEQQVKGQTPDGADGKKVAYLTFDDGPSETVTPQILDILKSENVNATFFLIGKYVDKDDASKDLVKREVAEGNAVGIHSYTHDYNYLFPNGKINLANCMSDFDKTDKALKNVLGQDFSTRAIRFPGGQMTWSKTDPKGAEAVDKALHEKDWHQIDWNALSGDAEDGGRKNAAQLTQEAIKTIGNREKALILMHDTYGKEETAKALPAIIEYLKQKGYEFKIIK
- a CDS encoding galactose ABC transporter substrate-binding protein; protein product: MKIIIKIITFILVMFIAFIPPSISNVSRFAYSAINNNRKIYNVAVVIHRGDDPYMMRLKESLKNIQGKHNDINFTFYDAKNNIAIQNEIIDSVLKKNFDLIILNLANKKEDTVESIISNVKKENIPVIIMNIPQDTVKKVSPLYSKAAFVLPDSKKAGSTQGKIIVDLWNSNRKALDKNGDNILQYVLLKGEVDDPQTIDRSKYVISTLNDSAIKTESLGIIDANWTKELAKDSFEQLFLKYNRTIEAIISNNDAMAIGAIEALQKYGYNKGDQSKHISVFGIDGLPEAINLIDKGIMTGTVIQNQDIAAEMFYTIGMNLINDLNPVENTNYKVIGSEIIIPYSYAIYTGKP